TGATCTCCTCGTCGGGGTCCCCCAGGTCGCCGCCGTCGGCCACCGCCGGGTCGGTCGCGCGACACAGGAAGTGGACGAACGCCATCTCGACGCGGCGGTCGTCGTCCCCGTCGCGCTCGCCGACCCCGCCGCCGGCGGCGGCCTCGCGGACGACGCTCTCGTCGACGCCGACGGGTCGCACGGGCTCGACCGCGACCCCGGTCTCCTCGCGCACCTCCCGGACGACCGCGTCGGCCAGCCCCTCGCCGTCTTCGACCGCGCCGCCGGGGAGTGTCCACTCCGTGGGATACGCCTCGTTACGGATGGCCAGCAGGCGCCCGCCGTCGAGGACGACGCCCGCGACGCCCCAGCCCGACCGGAACACCTCGGCGTCGCGCAGTTCGTCGAACCGCCCGGGGTCGACCGCGTGGCGTTCCCGCCGGACGACGAGGTCGTCGTAGCGCCGGCGCGGGTCGGTCCGATCCATGGCGTCTGGTTGCCCCTTCCGGTCGATAATCCCATCGGATCGCGACACCCGCGGGTCGTCGGCCGAGATCAGAACAACCGGATCTCCGCTATCGGTCACTCGACGAGCACGGTTCACCGGCACGGGTCGAGGGGCTGGGCGAGCGCTGCGGACTCTCGCACTCGCAGGCCGAGTCGGCGAACCGGTGGACGACGGACCCCGGAACGGGAGCGACGGTCAGTCGCGCTGTTCTTCGCTGAGCATCAGGTTGCGCAGCACGTCACCGTAGGCGGGCCGGGTCACCAGCACGCCGATGAGCACGCCGACGATGGTGACGATGGCGAAGCCCTGCAGGTCCCCGAGCGAGAGAAACGCGAGCGGGCTCATGGCGATGATGGTCGTCACGGCGGCGGCGCCGATGACCCAGAACGCCTTGCGGAAGCGGCTCTGGAACACCCTGCCGGTCGCGATCTCACCCTCGTTGAGGATCTCGTCGGCGATGATCAACAGGTCGTCGACACCGGTCCCGATGACGGCGATGAACCCGGCGATATACGAGAGGTTCAGCGGGAGGCCGATGGCCGCGGCGAACCCGAGCAGCAGGTACACCTCGGCGGCGGCGGTCGCGAGCATCGGGAGGGCGACTCGGGGGTTCTTGTAGCGCAGGAAGACCGAGCCGCTGACAGCGAGCCAGGCGATCAGGCCCGTCAGCAGGGCCTGCCACTTGAAGCGGTCACCGAGG
The window above is part of the Halosimplex rubrum genome. Proteins encoded here:
- a CDS encoding NUDIX domain-containing protein; amino-acid sequence: MDRTDPRRRYDDLVVRRERHAVDPGRFDELRDAEVFRSGWGVAGVVLDGGRLLAIRNEAYPTEWTLPGGAVEDGEGLADAVVREVREETGVAVEPVRPVGVDESVVREAAAGGGVGERDGDDDRRVEMAFVHFLCRATDPAVADGGDLGDPDEEITEAAWLGSLLEDVFNPDHTREVYEAALALGRE